Proteins encoded by one window of Dokdonella sp.:
- a CDS encoding VIT family protein, translated as MPGGHHHVHKSGRSGWLRAAVLGANDGIVSTASLIVGVAAASAGRSDVLLAGAAALVSGALSMGAGEYVSVSSQADAEEADLAIERRALAEHPQPELEELAGIYVDRGLDPALARQVAEQLTAHDALAAHARDDIGITPELAARPLQAAATSALSFASGAIVPLLAFLMLPHEAIVAGVMVASLICLSLLGALAAWAGGAPMLRGAVRVVTWSALAMSATALVGRWLGMS; from the coding sequence ATGCCGGGAGGTCATCATCACGTCCACAAGTCCGGACGCAGCGGCTGGCTGCGTGCGGCCGTGCTCGGAGCCAACGACGGCATCGTCTCGACCGCGAGCCTGATTGTCGGCGTGGCCGCGGCTTCTGCCGGGCGTAGCGATGTGCTGCTGGCCGGCGCTGCAGCACTCGTCTCCGGTGCCCTGTCGATGGGGGCTGGTGAGTACGTATCAGTCAGTTCGCAGGCCGATGCCGAGGAAGCCGACCTGGCCATCGAGCGCCGCGCGCTGGCCGAACATCCGCAGCCCGAACTCGAGGAACTCGCCGGCATCTACGTCGACCGTGGCCTCGATCCCGCGCTGGCACGCCAAGTTGCCGAACAGCTGACCGCGCACGACGCGCTGGCTGCCCATGCGCGCGACGACATCGGCATCACTCCCGAACTGGCTGCGCGCCCGCTGCAGGCCGCGGCAACGTCGGCCCTCTCCTTTGCCTCCGGCGCGATCGTGCCGTTGCTGGCCTTCCTGATGCTGCCGCACGAAGCCATCGTCGCCGGCGTGATGGTGGCCTCGCTGATCTGCCTCTCCCTGCTCGGCGCACTCGCCGCCTGGGCCGGCGGCGCGCCCATGCTTCGTGGCGCCGTGCGCGTCGTCACGTGGAGCGCACTCGCAATGAGCGCGACCGCATTGGTCGGGCGCTGGCTCGGGATGTCCTGA
- a CDS encoding MMPL family transporter: MSAGSPANRPPSALQRFAETLVFGNRPIVLALFAIATIVFAFFAAQLRVDAGFKKQIPLKHEYMKTFIDYEQEFGGANRVLIAVLDKKGDMFNLPFFRTMENITQDAKNVDSVDEARVRSIFTPNVRFVEVVEDGFAGGNVIPQEFTPNSEGFEATPEQFATIKANIEKAGIVGRLVAKDFSGAMVWVDLVPENPEQGVKVDYNRIAEQLDAIRAKYENEDTTVAIIGFAKMVGDITAGAKSVIWFFAITIAFTWLLLFIYSSSIKLATLTVFCALVSVVWMLGALRLLGFGIDPMNMLTPFLIFAIAVSHGEQMINRFRGEIFFGGLEEGTPEELATRSGVDPLTAARNAFRAMLVPGAVALVAGCVGFAAILVIPIRIIFELAITATVGVALTILTDLVLLPVLLSYTKLRNLPRKRAYRLRQLTQFDKIWTVLAKFSRPIPAAIILVIGVATWFVAERHGEKVMIGDAQMGVAELHPDARYNLDAVQISDKFALGVDILNVIAEGAPSACTGSYPTMELVDRFAWHLRNVEGVAQVMTLPMAAKIVNAGWNEGNIRWRVLPRDADTLRLATQGFETDSGLLNADCSAMPIMAFLTDHRATTIDRVVGAIKQFRESNAAWAGGTVNLRTVLAEQAAAGEEPKPGEPFVNLRLATGNVGVMAAINDEVRAVKRLILYMLYAAVFLMCLLSFRNPLSALCIVLPLVLVTELGHALMVHLDIGMKVNTLTVVALGVGIGVDYGIYIFARMRESLLAGRPLTEAYFASLKTTGIAIFYTALTLAVGVFTWVFSDLKFQADMGVMLTFMFVVNMLAAIIFLPALCRWLLRPMEKARALRMS, from the coding sequence ATGAGCGCAGGCAGCCCCGCCAATCGCCCGCCAAGCGCGTTGCAGCGTTTCGCGGAAACTCTCGTGTTCGGCAACCGGCCGATCGTTCTTGCACTTTTTGCCATTGCCACGATCGTGTTCGCGTTCTTCGCCGCGCAGCTGCGCGTCGACGCGGGGTTCAAGAAGCAGATCCCGCTCAAGCACGAGTACATGAAGACCTTCATCGACTACGAGCAGGAGTTCGGCGGCGCAAACCGCGTGCTCATTGCCGTGCTCGACAAGAAGGGCGACATGTTCAACCTGCCGTTCTTCCGCACGATGGAGAACATCACGCAGGACGCCAAGAACGTCGACAGCGTCGACGAGGCGCGCGTGCGTTCGATCTTCACCCCGAACGTGCGTTTCGTCGAAGTCGTCGAAGACGGCTTCGCCGGTGGCAACGTCATCCCCCAGGAGTTCACGCCCAACAGCGAGGGTTTTGAAGCGACACCCGAGCAGTTCGCCACCATCAAGGCCAACATCGAAAAGGCGGGCATCGTCGGCCGCTTGGTGGCAAAGGACTTCTCCGGCGCGATGGTCTGGGTCGATCTCGTGCCCGAGAATCCCGAGCAGGGCGTCAAGGTCGACTACAACCGCATTGCCGAGCAACTCGACGCGATCCGTGCCAAGTACGAGAACGAGGACACCACGGTCGCCATCATCGGTTTCGCCAAGATGGTCGGTGACATCACTGCCGGCGCGAAATCGGTGATCTGGTTCTTCGCCATCACCATCGCCTTCACCTGGTTGCTGCTGTTCATCTATTCCTCGTCGATCAAGCTCGCCACGTTGACCGTGTTCTGCGCACTGGTTTCGGTGGTGTGGATGCTCGGCGCGCTGCGCCTGCTCGGTTTTGGCATCGATCCGATGAACATGCTGACACCGTTCCTGATCTTCGCCATTGCGGTCAGCCACGGTGAGCAGATGATCAACCGCTTCCGCGGCGAGATCTTCTTCGGTGGGCTCGAGGAAGGCACGCCCGAGGAGCTCGCCACACGCAGTGGCGTCGATCCGCTGACCGCCGCGCGCAACGCCTTCCGCGCGATGCTCGTGCCGGGTGCGGTCGCGCTCGTGGCCGGTTGTGTCGGCTTCGCTGCCATCCTGGTCATCCCGATCCGCATCATCTTCGAGCTGGCCATCACCGCGACCGTCGGTGTGGCCCTGACCATCCTTACCGACCTCGTCCTGCTGCCGGTACTCCTTTCCTACACCAAGTTGCGCAACCTGCCGCGCAAGCGTGCCTATCGCCTGCGTCAGCTTACCCAGTTCGACAAGATCTGGACCGTGCTGGCGAAGTTCAGCCGGCCTATACCGGCTGCGATCATCCTCGTCATCGGCGTAGCCACATGGTTCGTCGCCGAACGCCACGGCGAGAAGGTCATGATCGGCGACGCACAGATGGGTGTCGCCGAACTGCATCCCGACGCGCGCTACAACCTCGACGCCGTGCAGATCAGCGACAAGTTCGCGCTCGGCGTCGACATCCTCAACGTGATCGCCGAAGGCGCGCCGTCTGCCTGTACGGGCAGCTACCCGACCATGGAGCTCGTCGATCGCTTCGCCTGGCATCTGCGCAACGTCGAGGGCGTGGCCCAGGTAATGACCCTGCCGATGGCAGCAAAGATCGTCAACGCCGGGTGGAACGAGGGCAATATCCGCTGGCGCGTTCTCCCACGCGATGCCGACACGCTGCGTCTCGCCACCCAGGGTTTCGAGACCGATTCGGGCCTGCTCAATGCAGACTGCAGCGCGATGCCGATCATGGCCTTCCTGACCGACCACCGCGCCACCACGATCGACCGCGTCGTCGGTGCGATCAAGCAGTTCCGAGAAAGCAACGCGGCCTGGGCCGGTGGCACGGTCAACCTGCGCACCGTGCTCGCCGAGCAGGCAGCGGCCGGCGAGGAGCCAAAGCCGGGCGAGCCGTTCGTCAACCTGCGCCTGGCTACCGGCAACGTCGGTGTCATGGCCGCGATCAACGACGAGGTGCGCGCAGTCAAGCGCCTGATCCTCTACATGCTGTACGCCGCGGTGTTCCTCATGTGCCTGTTGAGCTTCCGCAATCCACTGTCGGCGTTGTGCATCGTGCTGCCGCTCGTGCTCGTCACCGAGCTGGGTCATGCACTGATGGTGCACCTCGACATTGGCATGAAGGTCAACACGTTGACGGTCGTCGCCCTTGGCGTCGGCATCGGCGTCGACTATGGCATCTACATCTTCGCGCGCATGCGCGAGTCCCTGCTCGCCGGCCGTCCACTTACAGAGGCCTATTTCGCCTCGCTGAAGACCACCGGCATTGCGATCTTCTACACCGCGCTGACGCTCGCGGTCGGCGTGTTCACATGGGTGTTCTCCGACCTCAAGTTCCAGGCCGACATGGGCGTGATGCTGACCTTCATGTTCGTCGTCAACATGCTCGCCGCGATCATCTTCCTGCCGGCGCTGTGCCGCTGGCTGCTGCGGCCGATGGAGAAGGCACGGGCCTTGCGGATGTCATGA
- a CDS encoding DUF1329 domain-containing protein — translation MTMLKKAGLAAVIAAAMIGNAALAKVGADEAKKLGTTLTPLGAEQAGNAAGTIPAWDGGIKQPPSGYKVGMHHPDPFAGDKPVLTITAANHQQHADQLTPGQIAMFGKYADWKMVVYPTRRSASNPQRVYDMTIKNATTGELVGAGDGVANVAEGIPFPILDRDPAVAGAQAIWNHKLKYKGVSLQRWANQAPVTANGTFSLVRVKEELLGLYYKPNATLADINNVLVYFYQEVVSPPRLAGQVLLVHETLNSQIGPRQAWVYNPGQRRVRRAPNIAYDNPGTASDNLRTTDMTDMFNGALDRYDWKYVGKKEMYVPYNSYKAHSADSKIADLVKPGYINPDYLRYELHRVHVVEANVKPGQRHINPKRVFFIDEDSWQLLIVDHYDGQGKLWRYSEAPSVNYYEVPVFWSTLETHHDLKSGRYLAVGLDNEDKMYDFSFQTTPDMFSVQSLRQRGFQ, via the coding sequence ATGACGATGTTGAAGAAGGCGGGACTCGCCGCCGTGATCGCCGCAGCGATGATCGGCAACGCGGCACTGGCCAAGGTTGGTGCCGACGAGGCGAAGAAGCTCGGCACCACGCTGACCCCGTTGGGTGCCGAGCAGGCCGGCAACGCGGCCGGCACGATCCCGGCCTGGGATGGTGGCATCAAGCAGCCCCCGAGCGGCTACAAGGTCGGCATGCACCATCCCGATCCATTTGCCGGCGACAAGCCCGTACTGACGATCACTGCCGCCAATCACCAGCAGCACGCCGATCAGCTCACTCCGGGCCAGATCGCCATGTTCGGCAAGTACGCGGACTGGAAGATGGTCGTCTATCCGACCCGGCGCTCGGCCTCGAACCCGCAGCGCGTCTACGACATGACCATCAAGAACGCGACCACCGGAGAGCTCGTCGGCGCCGGTGACGGCGTCGCCAACGTCGCCGAGGGCATTCCGTTCCCGATCCTCGACCGCGATCCGGCCGTCGCCGGCGCGCAGGCGATCTGGAACCACAAGCTCAAGTACAAGGGTGTCTCGCTGCAGCGATGGGCGAACCAGGCTCCGGTGACTGCCAACGGCACGTTCTCGCTGGTGCGCGTCAAGGAAGAACTGCTCGGCCTCTACTACAAGCCGAACGCAACACTTGCCGACATCAACAACGTGCTCGTCTATTTCTACCAGGAAGTTGTTTCACCGCCGCGCCTTGCCGGCCAGGTGCTGCTCGTGCACGAGACCCTGAACTCGCAGATCGGTCCGCGCCAGGCCTGGGTGTACAACCCTGGTCAGCGCCGCGTGCGTCGTGCGCCGAACATCGCCTACGACAATCCCGGCACGGCGTCGGACAACCTGCGCACCACCGACATGACCGACATGTTCAACGGCGCGCTCGACCGCTACGACTGGAAGTACGTCGGCAAGAAGGAAATGTACGTGCCGTACAATTCCTACAAGGCGCACAGTGCAGACAGCAAGATCGCTGACCTGGTCAAGCCGGGCTACATCAACCCGGATTACCTGCGTTACGAACTGCACCGCGTGCATGTGGTCGAGGCGAACGTCAAGCCGGGCCAGCGCCACATCAATCCGAAGCGTGTGTTCTTCATCGACGAGGACAGCTGGCAGCTCCTCATCGTCGACCACTACGATGGGCAAGGCAAGCTGTGGCGCTATTCCGAAGCGCCGAGCGTGAACTACTACGAAGTGCCGGTGTTCTGGTCGACGCTGGAGACGCATCACGACCTCAAGTCGGGCCGCTACCTCGCGGTCGGCCTCGACAACGAGGACAAGATGTACGACTTCTCGTTCCAGACCACGCCGGACATGTTCTCGGTGCAGTCGTTGCGCCAGCGCGGCTTCCAGTAA